The Methanomicrobiales archaeon HGW-Methanomicrobiales-1 genome includes a region encoding these proteins:
- a CDS encoding DNA polymerase IV — MDPRRIILHLDMDSFYASVEMQENPLLKGKPVVIGADPQHGTGRGVVSTCSYEARAFGVRSAMPISQAYVLCPQAIYLPPHFPRYAKASEAVMAILRSHNFPFQQVSIDEAFLDISPLRSFSTAADCAVRIKNEILVQLGLTCSIGIAPTKVVAKIASDVNKPDGLTLVKPETLYSFLAPMPVRKIPGVGSKSEAALFELGIRTIKDLVEYDTQELISRFGHSALSLQAITSSTDDDRVEERDGVKSVSRETTFSEDTSDEQVIVATIDALSQDVSRSLIDESLRCRTVTIKVRYTGFVTRTKARTLPHYTNDPKTIRLAAQLLLREMFDGRKIRLLGIRLSSFEKRDARQMILPV; from the coding sequence ATGGATCCCCGGCGGATCATCCTGCACCTCGACATGGACAGTTTCTATGCGTCTGTTGAGATGCAGGAGAACCCGTTGCTGAAGGGAAAGCCCGTAGTCATCGGTGCTGATCCACAGCATGGCACCGGACGAGGAGTTGTCTCTACCTGTTCGTACGAGGCACGGGCATTTGGCGTGCGGTCAGCAATGCCTATCTCGCAGGCCTATGTTCTCTGTCCTCAGGCGATCTATCTGCCCCCACATTTCCCCCGGTATGCCAAGGCATCTGAAGCCGTTATGGCAATCTTAAGATCCCATAATTTCCCGTTCCAGCAGGTGAGTATCGACGAGGCATTCCTGGACATAAGTCCCCTGCGGAGCTTTTCCACGGCAGCCGATTGTGCGGTCCGGATAAAAAATGAGATCCTGGTCCAGCTCGGGCTCACGTGCTCGATCGGTATTGCGCCGACAAAAGTGGTAGCAAAGATTGCTTCGGATGTGAACAAACCCGATGGTCTGACTCTTGTCAAACCGGAAACGCTTTATTCATTCCTTGCCCCGATGCCCGTTCGGAAAATTCCCGGTGTTGGCAGTAAATCCGAAGCAGCGCTCTTTGAGTTGGGTATCAGGACGATCAAGGATCTTGTCGAATACGATACCCAGGAATTGATCTCCCGATTCGGGCATTCGGCCCTCTCCCTCCAGGCAATTACCTCCAGCACCGATGATGACCGGGTTGAAGAGCGGGACGGTGTGAAATCGGTATCCCGCGAGACAACATTTTCTGAAGATACCTCGGATGAGCAGGTGATCGTGGCAACCATCGATGCACTGTCACAGGATGTGAGCCGGAGTCTTATCGATGAATCCCTGCGATGCAGGACCGTTACTATCAAGGTGCGATATACCGGTTTTGTGACCCGGACAAAAGCCCGGACCCTCCCGCACTATACAAATGATCCAAAAACGATCCGCTTAGCTGCACAACTTCTGCTCCGGGAAATGTTTGATGGCCGGAAGATCCGGCTGCTCGGTATACGGTTATCCTCATTTGAGAAACGCGATGCCCGACAGATGATCCTTCCGGTGTAG
- the eif1A gene encoding translation initiation factor eIF-1A, with translation MRPNNNDDVDPNAVNADGTPVVRVRLPKKWAGEQFAFADLMMGANHIRVRCYDGVTRMGRIKGKIKKRAWIREGDILIVTPWSFQDEKCDIIYRYLPPQADWLRKNRYL, from the coding sequence ATTAGACCGAATAATAACGATGATGTAGATCCAAACGCAGTAAACGCGGACGGAACGCCGGTCGTCCGGGTTCGCCTGCCCAAGAAATGGGCCGGTGAGCAGTTCGCATTCGCAGACCTCATGATGGGGGCAAACCATATCCGGGTCCGGTGTTACGATGGCGTTACACGGATGGGCAGGATCAAAGGAAAGATCAAGAAGCGCGCATGGATCCGCGAAGGCGACATCCTGATTGTAACTCCGTGGAGTTTCCAGGATGAGAAGTGCGACATCATCTACCGTTACCTGCCACCCCAGGCGGACTGGCTGCGCAAGAACCGGTATCTCTGA